The proteins below come from a single Magallana gigas chromosome 10, xbMagGiga1.1, whole genome shotgun sequence genomic window:
- the LOC105327865 gene encoding ficolin-2-like, protein MLIQRRFDGSEKFLRNWVDYENGFGSRGSEFWIGNRNIHELTNDGYTYLRIELMDHDCLWKYAEYSYFYVESDSNKYKLHVNGYSGDAEDSMWYHDGMFFSTYDSDNDYADYNCGLRWRGGWWYRGCHRANLNGDYGNNDYGEGINWYHWKGFYYSMKEVRIMVRKP, encoded by the exons ATG CTTATTCAGAGACGGTTTGATGGATCAGAGAAGTTTTTGAGAAACTGGGTGGACTATGAAAATGGATTTGGATCTAGAGGGTCAGAGTTCTGGATAG GTAACCGAAACATTCATGAATTAACAAATGATGGCTACACTTACCTTAGAATAGAACTGATGGACCACGACTGTCTTTGGAAATATGCAGAGTATTCATACTTTTATGTTGAATCCGACAGCAATAAATATAAGCTGCATGTCAATGGTTATTCTGGGGATGCAG AAGATAGTATGTGGTACCATGACGGAATGTTCTTCAGTACGTACGACAGTGATAATGATTATGCAGACTATAACTGTGGATTAAGATGGCGCGGAGGGTGGTGGTATCGCGGATGTCATAGGGCAAATCTTAACGGAGATTACGGGAACAATGATTATGGCGAAGGGATCAATTGGTATCACTGGAAAGGTTTTTATTACTCAATGAAGGAAGTCAGAATTATGGTTCGAAAACCTTAA
- the LOC105331299 gene encoding ficolin-2: MLIQRRFDGSENFWRNWTEYEKGFGSYYSEFWLGNQNIHELTNDGYTYLRIEMMDQDCIWKYAEYSTFYVESDSFKYRLNVTGYSGDAGDSMWKHDGMYFTTYDNGNDKSGGNCATKYHGAWWYNTCHWANLNGEYGSTKYGEGINWNSWSGFYNSMKEVRMMVRKS, from the exons ATg cTCATTCAGAGACGGTTTGATGGATCAGAGAATTTTTGGAGAAACTGGACAGAATATGAAAAAGGTTTTGGATCTTATTATTCGGAGTTCTGGTTAG GTAACCAAAACATCCATGAATTAACAAATGATGGGTATACGTATCTTAGAATCGAAATGATGGACCAGGACTGTATTTGGAAATATGCAGAGTATTCAACATTTTATGTTGAATCTGACAGCTTTAAATATAGACTAAACGTAACTGGTTATTCTGGAGATGCAG GAGACAGCATGTGGAAGCATGACGGAATGTACTTCACCACATACGACAACGGTAACGATAAATCGGGGGGCAACTGTGCAACAAAATATCATGGAGCGTGGTGGTATAACACATGTCACTGGGCAAACCTTAACGGGGAATATGGGAGCACTAAATATGGCGAAGGGATCAATTGGAATTCCTGGAGTGGTTTCTATAATTCCATGAAGGAAGTAAGAATGATGGTTCGAAAATCTTAG